A portion of the Malania oleifera isolate guangnan ecotype guangnan chromosome 3, ASM2987363v1, whole genome shotgun sequence genome contains these proteins:
- the LOC131150966 gene encoding probable transcription factor PosF21, whose product MDRDKSPGHGGGFPPPSGRNPILGNAFGVKSEPSPSAPLPPMGPIGNSEPGHFGHGMPSDSGRFSHDISRMPDNPPKNLGHRRAHSEILTLPDDISFDSDLGVVGGAEGPSFSDDTEEDLLSMYLDMDKFNSSSATSAFQVGEPSSLAAAAPALVSATGMTPMENVSAGTTERPRVRHQHSQSMDGSTTIKPEMLISGSEEASAADSKKSMSAAKLAELALIDPKRAKRIWANRQSAARSKERKMRYIAELERKVQTLQTEATSLSAQLTLLQRDTNGLTAENSELKLRLQTMEQQVHLQDALNDALKEEIQHLKVLTGQTIPNGGPMMNFPTFGANQQFYPNNHAMHTLLTAQQFQQLQIHSQKQQQQQHQLQPHQLHHLQHQQLQQQQQQEQPLHQQQQQQQQHQQQQQTGDVKMRGSAPPASQKDNPSDNSSVASKD is encoded by the exons ATGGACAGAGATAAATCCCCAGGGCACGGTGGAGGATTTCCTCCTCCGTCAGGTCGTAACCCAATTTTAGGGAATGCTTTCGGTGTGAAATCTGAACCGTCGCCATCGGCGCCGCTGCCCCCAATGGGACCCATTGGTAATTCGGAGCCGGGTCACTTCGGCCATGGAATGCCATCCGATAGTGGACGATTTAGCCATGACATTAGCCGCATGCCCGATAACCCGCCAAAGAATTTGGGTCACCGCCGTGCCCACTCGGAAATTCTTACCCTTCCCGATGACATTAGTTTTGATAGTGATCTTGGCGTTGTGGGTGGTGCCGAAGGCCCTTCGTTTTCAGATGACACTGAAGAGGACTTGCTATCTATGTACCTTGATATGGACAAGTTCAACTCGTCTTCTGCTACATCTGCATTTCAAGTGGGGGAACCATCATCTCTGGCTGCAGCAGCTCCTGCACTCGTCTCTGCTACTGGGATGACTCCTATGGAGAATGTAAGCGCGGGGACAACTGAAAGGCCTAGAGTTAGGCACCAACACAGCCAGTCCATGGATGGTTCCACTACGATTAAACCAGAAATGCTTATTTCTGGTTCAGAAGAGGCATCCGCAGCTGATTCCAAGAAATCCATGTCGGCAGCCAAGCTTGCTGAACTTGCCCTTATTGATCCAAAGCGTGCCAAGAG GATCTGGGCAAATCGGCAGTCAGCTGCAAGGtcaaaggaaaggaaaatgaggTACATAGCTGAGCTTGAGCGGAAAGTGCAGACCCTTCAAACAGAAGCAACTTCTTTGTCTGCCCAATTAACCCTTTTGCAG AGGGATACAAATGGTCTGACTGCTGAAAACAGTGAACTGAAATTGCGTTTGCAAACCATGGAGCAGCAGGTTCACTTGCAAGATG CATTAAATGACGCATTGAAAGAGGAGATTCAACATTTAAAAGTATTGACTGGCCAAACTATCCCAAATGGTGGACCAATGATGAACTTCCCCACTTTTGGAGCCAATCAGCAGTTCTATCCCAACAACCATGCAATGCACACTCTTTTAACTGCACAGCAGTTTCAGCAGCTCCAGATCCATTCtcagaagcagcagcagcagcagcaccaGCTTCAACCACATCAACTGCATCATCTTCAGCACCAACAACTGCAGCAACAACAACAGCAGGAACAGCCGCTGcatcagcagcagcagcagcagcagcagcatcaGCAGCAGCAGCAAACTGGTGACGTGAAAATGAGAGGTTCTGCGCCTCCAGCCAGTCAGAAAGATAATCCTTCAGACAACTCATCTGTTGCATCCAAGGATTGA